The Gillisia sp. Hel_I_86 genome has a segment encoding these proteins:
- a CDS encoding outer membrane beta-barrel protein, which translates to MSRIALFILIILVSSSIADAQTRRSKDTKVGFIGGYVYAEVNGEKDNAKWNDYGSGVYAGTFVDIYITEKFHLQPAANFAYVNDFNIVYLPLMLKYQIGDRGFNVQAGTQVTYLLGSNTGTKDQFGWELGAGLGMDITKSIFIQGRYTYEVSRRKVDDFLGQPSQDFKFNNIMIGIGYRLSPVDRLW; encoded by the coding sequence TGCACAAACTAGAAGGTCCAAGGATACCAAGGTTGGGTTTATTGGCGGGTATGTGTATGCCGAGGTAAATGGAGAAAAAGATAATGCCAAATGGAACGATTACGGTTCTGGCGTATATGCAGGTACCTTTGTGGATATCTACATTACCGAAAAATTTCATTTACAACCTGCTGCAAATTTTGCATATGTAAATGATTTCAATATTGTTTATTTGCCCCTCATGCTCAAATATCAAATAGGGGATAGGGGTTTTAATGTGCAAGCAGGAACACAGGTCACTTATTTGTTGGGAAGCAACACGGGAACCAAAGATCAATTTGGGTGGGAACTGGGAGCAGGTTTGGGAATGGATATTACCAAATCTATTTTTATCCAAGGAAGATATACGTATGAGGTGAGTAGGAGAAAAGTGGATGATTTTCTTGGACAGCCTTCCCAGGATTTTAAATTTAACAATATAATGATCGGTATTGGTTATAGGTTAAGTCCTGTAGACAGATTATGGTAA
- the aroQ gene encoding type II 3-dehydroquinate dehydratase, which translates to MKLIIINGPNLNLLGTREPDTYGDKSFEDYFSKLQFQFRDVELSHFQSNIEGELIDEIQKADKEFDGIILNAAAYTHTSIGIGDAIKAISTPVVEVHISNTFSREKFRHKSFISPQAKGVIIGFGLQSYDLAISSFVKK; encoded by the coding sequence ATGAAATTAATAATTATTAATGGTCCCAATCTTAATTTGTTGGGCACTCGCGAACCAGATACTTACGGAGACAAGAGTTTTGAAGATTACTTTTCCAAGTTGCAATTTCAGTTTAGGGATGTGGAATTGTCCCATTTCCAGAGCAACATAGAAGGGGAGCTCATAGATGAGATCCAAAAAGCCGATAAGGAATTTGATGGTATTATATTAAATGCCGCAGCCTATACACATACTTCTATAGGTATTGGGGATGCAATTAAAGCAATTTCCACTCCTGTAGTCGAGGTTCATATTTCCAACACATTTTCAAGAGAAAAATTTCGGCATAAATCGTTTATCTCCCCCCAGGCCAAAGGAGTAATAATAGGCTTTGGTTTGCAAAGTTACGATTTGGCGATCTCGAGTTTTGTAAAAAAGTAA
- a CDS encoding diphthine--ammonia ligase, with product MSKSYLNWSSGKDSALALYKIQDSEAYKVEKLVTTVNSEVDRVSMHGLRIELLKRQAASLEIPLQLIALNGTVSMKEYNAVMISIVNQLKTEGYSNAIFGDIFLEDLRKYREDQLNNIGIKTVFPLWKKDTKELILKFINLGFKAITVCVNAKVLDKSFCGREIDLGFIESLPESVDPCGEHGEFHTFVYDGPNFKEPVGFEVGEIIERKYTPYKTDNDCFKNNVQSWDTAFWYCDLLPK from the coding sequence ATGTCTAAATCCTATTTAAATTGGAGTAGCGGTAAGGACTCGGCTTTAGCTTTGTACAAAATTCAGGATAGTGAAGCCTATAAAGTTGAAAAATTGGTGACTACCGTAAATTCTGAAGTAGATCGGGTTTCCATGCATGGTCTTCGAATTGAATTGTTGAAACGTCAGGCAGCTAGTCTTGAAATACCGTTACAGCTAATAGCGTTGAATGGCACGGTTTCTATGAAGGAATATAATGCTGTCATGATTAGTATTGTTAACCAATTGAAAACGGAAGGTTATTCAAATGCTATATTTGGGGATATATTTTTGGAAGATCTTAGAAAGTATAGAGAAGATCAATTGAACAATATTGGAATCAAGACTGTTTTTCCATTATGGAAAAAAGATACAAAGGAATTAATCCTCAAATTTATCAACCTTGGGTTTAAAGCCATTACAGTTTGTGTAAATGCAAAAGTATTGGATAAATCTTTCTGTGGAAGGGAAATTGATTTGGGATTTATAGAGAGCTTGCCAGAAAGTGTTGATCCTTGTGGAGAGCATGGAGAATTTCATACTTTTGTGTATGATGGGCCTAATTTTAAAGAGCCTGTAGGATTTGAAGTAGGAGAAATTATCGAAAGAAAATATACGCCTTATAAAACCGATAATGATTGTTTTAAAAACAATGTCCAATCTTGGGATACCGCTTTTTGGTATTGTGATCTCCTCCCGAAATAA
- the lpdA gene encoding dihydrolipoyl dehydrogenase: MSKYDIIVLGSGPGGYVTAIRASQLGFKTAIIEKESLGGVCLNWGCIPTKALLKSAQVFDYLKHAEDYGLSLEKPDKDFSAVVKRSRDVADSMSKGVQFLMKKNKIDVIEGFGKLKVGKKVQVTDKDNKTKDVEADHIIVATGARSRELPNLKQDGKKVIGYREAMTLKTQPKSMIVVGSGAIGVEFAHFYNAMGTEVTLVEFLPNLVPLEDEEISKQFERSVKKAGIKVMTNSSVESVDTSGKIIKAKVKTKKGEETLEAEIVLSAVGIKTNIENIGLEELGIKTDRDKIVVNEWYQTNVAGIYAIGDVVDGPALAHVASAEGITCVEKIAGVHVEAIDYGNIPGCTYATPEIASVGMTEKQAKEAGYELKIGKFPFSASGKAKAAGTPDGFVKVIFDAKYGEWLGCHMIGAGVTDMIAEAVLGRKLETTGHEVLKTIHPHPTMSEAVMEAVAAAYDEVIHL; this comes from the coding sequence ATTGGGGGTGTATTCCAACAAAAGCATTGCTTAAAAGTGCTCAGGTATTCGATTATTTAAAACATGCCGAGGACTACGGACTTAGCCTTGAAAAACCCGATAAAGATTTTAGTGCTGTAGTAAAACGCAGTAGGGATGTGGCCGATAGTATGAGCAAAGGAGTTCAGTTCTTAATGAAGAAGAACAAAATTGATGTTATTGAAGGTTTTGGAAAACTTAAAGTTGGAAAAAAAGTTCAGGTTACAGATAAGGATAATAAGACCAAAGACGTTGAAGCAGACCATATAATCGTGGCAACCGGCGCCAGATCCAGGGAATTGCCAAATCTTAAACAAGATGGTAAAAAAGTAATTGGGTATCGAGAAGCAATGACTTTAAAGACACAACCAAAATCCATGATCGTGGTGGGTTCTGGAGCAATTGGAGTTGAATTTGCCCATTTTTACAATGCCATGGGCACAGAAGTGACTTTGGTGGAATTCCTTCCCAATTTAGTGCCTTTGGAAGACGAAGAAATATCCAAACAGTTTGAAAGAAGTGTAAAGAAAGCCGGAATCAAGGTAATGACGAATTCTTCTGTAGAGAGTGTGGATACTTCAGGAAAAATAATAAAAGCCAAAGTTAAGACCAAAAAAGGCGAAGAAACTTTAGAAGCAGAGATCGTACTTTCCGCAGTTGGTATAAAAACCAATATTGAAAATATAGGTTTGGAAGAACTGGGCATTAAGACCGATAGAGATAAAATCGTTGTAAACGAGTGGTACCAAACAAACGTTGCAGGAATTTATGCGATTGGAGACGTCGTGGATGGTCCAGCACTGGCGCACGTAGCATCTGCAGAAGGTATTACTTGTGTAGAAAAGATCGCAGGAGTTCATGTGGAAGCGATAGACTATGGAAACATTCCCGGATGTACCTATGCTACTCCAGAAATTGCGTCGGTGGGAATGACTGAAAAGCAAGCTAAAGAAGCTGGATATGAGTTGAAGATTGGGAAGTTCCCTTTTTCAGCTTCAGGAAAAGCGAAAGCTGCAGGAACTCCAGATGGGTTCGTAAAAGTGATTTTCGATGCCAAATATGGCGAATGGCTAGGTTGCCATATGATAGGTGCCGGAGTAACCGATATGATCGCGGAAGCAGTTCTAGGAAGAAAATTGGAAACTACAGGACATGAAGTTTTAAAAACTATTCACCCACATCCAACTATGAGTGAAGCAGTGATGGAAGCTGTTGCCGCAGCTTACGATGAAGTGATCCATTTATAA